The following proteins are co-located in the Urocitellus parryii isolate mUroPar1 chromosome 15, mUroPar1.hap1, whole genome shotgun sequence genome:
- the Pmis2 gene encoding transmembrane protein PMIS2, which produces MVPKPKPPPPPAKPQSPEELAFYAPNHLCLVVLGILLCLPLGLLAFKERKKSFLVQKLTTMLSPLQIIQANRNSEWEQAYKSSRKTGWLSVFSILGGLAIIYILFLYI; this is translated from the exons ATGGTCCCCAAACCTaagcccccaccaccaccagctaAACCACAGTCGCCGGAAGAACTGGCATTTTATGCTCCGAACCACCTATGTTTGGTCGTTTTGGGTATATTGCTTTGCCTTCCCTTGGGACTTCTAGCtttcaaggagagaaaaaag AGTTTCTTGGTTCAGAAACTGACCACTATGCTGTCGCCCTTACAGATCATACAGGCTAACCGCAACAGCGAATGGGAACAGGCTTACAAAAGCTCACGCAAAACTGGTTGGCTATCTGTGTTCTCCATACTCGGTGGTTTGGCCAtcatttatatactttttctatATATATGA